From Aquabacter sp. L1I39, the proteins below share one genomic window:
- the rpsU gene encoding 30S ribosomal protein S21, with protein sequence MQVLVRDNNIDQALRVLKKKMQREGIFREMKQRKAYEKPSERRAREGAEAVRRARKAARKAAQREGLLPKPRAKPRTPGGRPGAPRPAAAEGTAQG encoded by the coding sequence ATGCAAGTTCTGGTTCGAGACAACAATATCGACCAAGCCCTGCGCGTGCTGAAGAAGAAGATGCAGCGCGAAGGCATTTTCCGCGAGATGAAGCAGCGCAAGGCTTATGAGAAGCCGTCCGAGCGCCGCGCCCGCGAGGGTGCCGAGGCTGTGCGCCGGGCCCGCAAGGCCGCCCGCAAGGCCGCCCAGCGCGAAGGCCTGCTGCCCAAGCCCCGTGCCAAGCCCCGCACGCCCGGCGGCCGTCCCGGCGCGCCGCGTCCCGCGGCTGCGGAAGGCACCGCCCAGGGTTGA
- a CDS encoding NHLP bacteriocin system secretion protein → MSDLFRREALESLSGASGLGQNLRVVSPLGWVALATTLALIAGCTLWSIFGSYRVTVSGIGLLVPENGAFVQVYAPKSGWLESYSDRGDSVKQGQLIARLSSPEGQERLADADSRLEQLKRQRSELITRFDARIANEERAAARRREALNEAISLGEARVRELQSMLDAREGLQSKGLMTSDRVLEVRERLFAAREAISRARADILTIDAQMITLRAQHAQDLDTLDRQIRDSEGQLTQVSLSQDLATSIYSRVTGTVVLDEVTSHALVSAGQRILVIETGDKRLEALLYVPAEQGKQVRPGMEVQLSPTIAKKEEYGTLLGRVVKVDPVPETETALAERLSNRDLARQFTKAGPPLQVEILLDKGKDGPDSYDWTSSRGQEIELTSGTLLEGQVTVRTGRPIALVIPAIRHWLGL, encoded by the coding sequence GTGTCGGATCTATTCAGGCGTGAAGCATTGGAGAGCCTCTCCGGCGCCAGCGGCCTCGGGCAGAATCTGCGTGTCGTATCGCCGCTCGGCTGGGTGGCGCTGGCCACCACCCTCGCCCTCATCGCCGGCTGCACGCTGTGGTCCATCTTCGGGAGCTACCGCGTCACCGTCTCCGGCATCGGACTACTGGTGCCGGAGAATGGAGCCTTCGTCCAAGTCTACGCACCCAAATCTGGCTGGCTCGAAAGTTATTCCGACCGCGGCGACAGCGTGAAGCAGGGCCAGCTCATCGCCCGCCTCTCCTCCCCCGAGGGCCAGGAACGCCTGGCCGATGCGGACAGCCGGCTGGAACAGCTCAAACGGCAGCGCAGCGAGCTCATCACCCGCTTTGACGCGCGCATCGCCAATGAGGAGCGCGCCGCCGCCCGCCGCCGGGAAGCGCTCAATGAGGCCATCAGCCTGGGCGAGGCCCGCGTGCGGGAACTCCAGTCCATGCTGGATGCCCGCGAGGGGCTCCAGTCCAAGGGCCTCATGACCAGCGACCGGGTGCTGGAGGTGCGCGAGCGCCTGTTCGCGGCCCGGGAAGCCATTTCGCGGGCGCGGGCCGACATTCTGACCATAGACGCCCAGATGATCACCCTGCGGGCCCAGCACGCCCAGGACCTCGACACCCTGGATCGCCAGATCCGCGACAGCGAAGGCCAGCTCACCCAGGTGAGCCTCTCCCAGGACCTGGCCACCTCCATCTATTCGCGAGTCACAGGCACCGTGGTGCTGGACGAGGTGACGAGCCATGCTCTGGTATCTGCCGGCCAGCGCATCCTGGTTATCGAGACCGGCGACAAGCGCCTGGAAGCGCTGCTCTATGTGCCCGCCGAGCAAGGCAAACAGGTGCGGCCCGGCATGGAGGTGCAGCTCTCCCCCACCATCGCCAAGAAGGAGGAATACGGCACCCTTCTCGGCCGGGTGGTGAAGGTGGATCCCGTGCCGGAAACGGAGACGGCGCTTGCGGAACGCCTGAGCAATCGCGACCTCGCCCGCCAATTCACCAAGGCGGGTCCGCCGCTCCAGGTGGAGATCCTTCTCGACAAGGGGAAGGACGGCCCGGACAGCTATGACTGGACCTCCTCCCGCGGCCAGGAGATCGAGCTCACCTCCGGCACCTTGCTGGAGGGCCAGGTGACCGTGCGCACGGGGCGGCCCATCGCCCTGGTGATCCCCGCCATCCGCCACTGGCTTGGCCTATGA
- the hydA gene encoding dihydropyrimidinase yields MASYDTIISGGTVVTASDRVICDVAIKDGRIVALGTALTGADEVIDATGKLVLPGGVDAHVHIAQPSGEGIVMADDFESGTRSAALGGTTTLMPFCLQEKGQGLRQALTDYHAKAEGACHVDVSFHLIISDPTDQVLGQELPALVADGYTSFKVFMTYEGLALNDREILDVMSVARDTGALVMVHAENYDAIRYLTEMLEKRGQTAPRFHATSRPIAVEREATHRAISLAELVDVPVMIVHVSNREAMEQIRWAQQKGLTVLGETCTQYLVLTEKDLDGLGMEGAKYVCSPPPRDTASQEACWEGLRTGVFTVFSSDHCPFRYDDPQGKLTPKGRTSFRWVPNGIPGVGARLPVLFSEGVMKGRISLEQFVAVTATNPAKTYGLYPRKGSIAVGADADIAIWDPTVRQTLTHDLIRDGADYTPYEGIELTGWPVHTLLRGKSVARNGELVGAKGLGQHLSRAKSPYATTRDPLLP; encoded by the coding sequence ATGGCCTCTTACGATACCATCATTTCCGGCGGAACCGTCGTGACTGCTTCCGATCGCGTCATCTGCGACGTGGCCATCAAGGACGGGCGCATCGTTGCCCTCGGCACCGCGCTCACCGGCGCCGACGAGGTGATCGACGCCACCGGCAAGCTCGTGCTGCCGGGCGGCGTCGATGCCCACGTGCACATCGCGCAGCCCTCTGGCGAGGGCATCGTGATGGCGGATGACTTTGAGAGCGGCACCCGCTCGGCGGCGCTCGGCGGCACCACCACGCTCATGCCTTTCTGCCTGCAGGAAAAAGGCCAGGGCCTGCGGCAGGCGCTGACCGACTACCACGCCAAGGCCGAAGGTGCGTGCCATGTGGACGTGTCCTTCCACCTCATCATCTCCGACCCGACCGACCAGGTTCTGGGCCAGGAACTGCCGGCCCTGGTGGCGGACGGCTACACCTCCTTCAAGGTCTTCATGACCTATGAAGGCCTCGCGCTGAACGACCGCGAGATCCTGGATGTCATGTCGGTCGCTCGCGACACCGGCGCGCTGGTGATGGTGCATGCGGAGAATTACGACGCCATTCGCTATCTCACCGAGATGCTGGAAAAGCGCGGCCAGACGGCGCCGCGCTTCCACGCCACCTCGCGCCCCATCGCAGTGGAACGAGAGGCCACGCACCGCGCCATCTCGCTCGCAGAGCTGGTGGATGTGCCGGTGATGATCGTCCACGTCTCCAACCGGGAGGCCATGGAACAGATCCGCTGGGCGCAGCAGAAGGGCCTGACCGTGCTGGGTGAGACCTGCACCCAGTATCTGGTCCTGACCGAGAAGGATCTGGACGGGCTGGGCATGGAGGGCGCCAAATATGTCTGCTCTCCGCCGCCGCGCGACACCGCCAGCCAGGAAGCCTGCTGGGAGGGCCTGCGCACCGGCGTCTTCACCGTCTTCTCGTCCGACCATTGCCCCTTCCGCTATGACGACCCGCAGGGCAAGCTCACTCCGAAAGGCCGCACCTCCTTCCGGTGGGTGCCGAACGGCATTCCGGGCGTGGGTGCGCGTCTGCCCGTGCTGTTCTCCGAAGGGGTGATGAAGGGGCGCATTTCGCTTGAGCAGTTCGTGGCCGTCACCGCCACCAATCCGGCCAAGACCTATGGGCTTTATCCGCGCAAGGGCTCCATCGCGGTGGGGGCGGACGCCGACATCGCCATCTGGGATCCCACGGTGAGGCAGACACTCACCCATGACCTGATCCGCGACGGGGCGGACTATACCCCCTATGAGGGCATCGAACTCACCGGCTGGCCGGTCCATACGCTGCTGCGCGGCAAGAGCGTGGCGCGGAACGGTGAATTGGTGGGCGCCAAGGGGCTGGGACAGCACCTGTCGCGCGCCAAGTCGCCTTACGCGACGACCCGCGATCCCCTGCTTCCCTGA
- a CDS encoding GntR family transcriptional regulator has translation MSDTDGEDGHVRESGRGGGINLSNLAYNAVSEMIRDRRLHGGEIIVEQRLAETLGISRTPLREALQRLEGEGLVVKGTGRSFLVRHVDLKEYLQSLRVREILEPEAAALAAGRIPPTEMASVRAEINALRTAVPYHTDAHWRSDDNLHELYARNCGNQVLADMIRTLRVTTRLFEISNLADRLEADSTEHLQIVEALGQEDAKAARRAVTHHLRSLNKHTLDTVR, from the coding sequence ATGAGCGACACCGATGGCGAAGACGGGCACGTCCGCGAGAGCGGGCGCGGTGGCGGGATCAACCTGTCCAATCTCGCCTATAATGCGGTGTCGGAGATGATCCGCGATCGCCGCCTGCACGGTGGCGAGATCATCGTCGAGCAGCGTCTTGCCGAGACGCTGGGCATCTCCCGCACGCCGTTGCGGGAGGCGCTTCAGCGCCTGGAGGGCGAAGGGCTGGTGGTGAAGGGCACGGGGCGCTCCTTCCTGGTGCGCCATGTGGACCTGAAGGAATATCTCCAGAGCCTGCGGGTGCGGGAAATCCTGGAGCCCGAGGCTGCGGCGCTTGCCGCCGGGCGCATCCCGCCCACCGAGATGGCCAGCGTGCGGGCCGAGATCAACGCGCTGCGCACCGCCGTGCCCTATCACACAGACGCCCATTGGCGTTCCGACGACAATCTGCATGAGCTTTACGCCCGCAATTGCGGCAACCAGGTGCTGGCGGACATGATCCGGACGCTGCGAGTCACGACCCGCCTGTTCGAGATTTCCAATCTTGCCGACCGGCTGGAGGCCGATTCCACCGAGCATCTGCAGATCGTGGAGGCCCTGGGGCAAGAGGATGCCAAGGCGGCGCGGCGCGCGGTGACCCACCATTTGCGTAGCCTCAATAAGCATACGCTCGACACGGTGCGCTGA
- a CDS encoding amino acid ABC transporter ATP-binding protein: MHHLDIAGLEARYGEHTVLSGVDIAVGKADVIGLIGPSGSGKSTILRVLMGLLPPVAGTVKLDGMPVNYGDTAQVRRLRDRIAIVFQQYNLFQNMTVLENVCVAPVKIKKRPRKEVEEEARLLLAKVGLGDKLKRYPDELSGGQQQRVAIVRALALHPEILLLDEVTAALDPELVSEVLDTIRLLAKEGMTMLIVSHEMAFIREVASRVVFMAGGRVVETGAPAQIFDQPTEARTRDFVSKILRH; this comes from the coding sequence TTGCATCATCTCGACATCGCCGGGCTTGAGGCCCGCTACGGCGAACATACCGTCCTGTCCGGCGTGGACATCGCCGTCGGCAAGGCGGACGTCATCGGCCTCATCGGCCCGTCCGGCTCCGGCAAGAGCACCATTCTGCGCGTGCTCATGGGCCTGCTGCCGCCGGTGGCCGGCACCGTGAAGCTCGACGGCATGCCCGTGAATTATGGGGATACGGCCCAGGTGCGGCGCCTGCGGGACCGCATCGCCATCGTGTTCCAGCAGTACAATCTGTTCCAGAACATGACTGTTCTGGAAAATGTCTGCGTGGCGCCGGTGAAGATCAAGAAGCGCCCCCGCAAGGAGGTGGAGGAGGAAGCGCGTCTGCTCCTCGCCAAGGTGGGGCTCGGCGACAAGCTGAAGCGCTATCCGGATGAATTGTCCGGCGGCCAACAGCAGCGTGTGGCCATCGTGCGCGCCCTGGCGCTGCACCCGGAAATCCTGCTCCTGGACGAAGTGACGGCGGCGCTTGATCCCGAACTGGTGTCGGAGGTGCTGGACACCATCCGCCTGCTCGCGAAAGAGGGCATGACCATGCTCATCGTCTCTCACGAAATGGCGTTCATCCGGGAGGTGGCCTCCCGCGTGGTGTTCATGGCAGGCGGACGGGTGGTGGAGACGGGCGCGCCAGCGCAGATCTTCGACCAGCCGACAGAGGCCCGTACCCGGGATTTCGTGTCCAAGATCCTGCGGCACTGA
- a CDS encoding NHLP family bacteriocin export ABC transporter peptidase/permease/ATPase subunit, with product MSEARFQPTRRVSVPTVLQMEAVECGAACLAMVLAHYGRWVPLEDMRVACGVSRNGSNAKSLLQAARANGLVAQGWRLEPSGLQGKRLPVILFWEFNHFVVLEGIGRNKVYLNDPASGPRTVSHDEFNTAFTGVALVMEPGPDFEAGGQKPRVWGPVLDLLSDSKAAIAFLAIAGIAALLPGIFVPAATKIFVDEILLNNLKDWLRPLLLGLAFAAALRAVLSRLEGYFLARLQWKLGTVVGSDLTWHILRLPPRFFAQRYTGDVAARLHSAEQICTLISGQVSTLFVSGLATLFYAWLMTLYDPLLATIGIAMSALNAVFAQMVARWQENAVRGLLREDAALSSVVVNGIQSIETLKANASEDDFFARWASHQTRLMNAVQAMQVPGLVLGMVPGILGAVVLALILGVGGLQVMDGIITVGTLAAFQSILSTFSGHVSALVRLASSRRELRGNLERINDVMRYPLDERWTTPAASFAPPPPEGRLSGTVEVKDLSFGYNPLTPALVRGFNLAIPSGGRVALVGRSGSGKSTLARMVVGLAEPWGGQVCFDGTDMRRIAPAVLSFSLGFVDQNIVLMDGTVRQNLTLWDPSVPEADMVRAAKDAEIHDVIATRPGGYDAPVREGASNWSGGQAQRLEIARALTRQPSILVFDEATSALDAGTEARILENLRRRGCSLILVTHRLSAIRDCDEILVLDQGQVIERGTHAQLWAADGAYAELIRAG from the coding sequence ATGAGTGAAGCGCGCTTCCAGCCGACGCGCCGCGTGTCCGTCCCCACCGTGCTCCAGATGGAAGCGGTGGAGTGCGGCGCCGCATGCCTTGCCATGGTGCTCGCCCATTACGGACGCTGGGTGCCGCTGGAGGACATGCGCGTCGCCTGCGGGGTGTCGCGCAATGGCAGCAATGCCAAGAGCCTCCTCCAGGCCGCCCGCGCCAATGGCCTGGTGGCGCAGGGCTGGCGGCTCGAGCCGTCCGGGCTCCAGGGCAAGAGGCTGCCCGTCATCCTGTTCTGGGAATTCAACCATTTCGTCGTGCTGGAAGGCATCGGCCGCAACAAGGTCTATCTCAACGATCCCGCCAGCGGCCCACGCACCGTCTCCCATGATGAGTTCAACACGGCCTTCACCGGGGTGGCCCTTGTGATGGAGCCGGGCCCCGACTTCGAGGCGGGCGGGCAGAAGCCCCGCGTGTGGGGCCCGGTCCTCGACCTGTTGTCGGACTCCAAGGCGGCCATCGCCTTCCTCGCCATCGCCGGGATCGCGGCGCTTTTGCCGGGCATCTTCGTTCCCGCCGCCACCAAGATTTTCGTCGATGAAATCCTGCTCAACAATCTGAAGGACTGGCTGCGTCCCCTCCTCCTGGGCCTCGCCTTCGCTGCGGCCTTGCGGGCGGTGCTCAGCCGGCTGGAGGGCTACTTTCTGGCCCGCCTGCAATGGAAGCTCGGCACCGTGGTGGGCTCCGACCTCACCTGGCACATCCTGCGCCTGCCGCCGCGCTTCTTCGCCCAGCGCTATACGGGCGATGTGGCGGCGCGGCTGCACTCGGCCGAGCAGATCTGCACCCTCATCAGCGGGCAGGTCTCCACCCTGTTCGTCTCGGGGCTGGCGACCCTCTTCTATGCCTGGCTGATGACGCTCTACGATCCGCTCCTCGCCACCATCGGCATCGCCATGTCGGCGCTGAATGCCGTGTTCGCGCAGATGGTCGCCCGCTGGCAGGAAAACGCGGTGCGCGGCCTCCTGCGGGAGGATGCAGCGCTCTCCTCCGTTGTGGTCAACGGCATCCAATCTATCGAGACGCTGAAGGCCAATGCGTCGGAAGATGACTTCTTCGCCCGCTGGGCCAGCCACCAGACCCGCCTGATGAATGCGGTCCAGGCCATGCAGGTGCCGGGCCTCGTTCTGGGCATGGTGCCTGGCATCCTGGGTGCCGTGGTGCTGGCACTGATCCTCGGCGTCGGCGGCCTTCAGGTGATGGACGGCATCATCACGGTGGGCACGCTCGCCGCTTTCCAGAGCATCCTGTCCACCTTCTCCGGCCACGTCTCCGCGCTGGTGCGCCTCGCCTCCTCGCGGCGAGAGCTGCGGGGCAACCTGGAGCGCATCAACGACGTGATGCGCTACCCGCTGGATGAGCGCTGGACCACGCCTGCCGCTTCCTTCGCTCCCCCGCCTCCTGAAGGGCGGCTGTCCGGCACGGTGGAGGTGAAGGACTTGTCCTTCGGCTACAATCCGCTGACGCCCGCCTTGGTGCGGGGCTTCAATCTCGCCATTCCCTCCGGCGGCCGGGTGGCATTGGTCGGGCGTTCCGGCAGCGGCAAGTCCACGCTGGCGCGCATGGTCGTCGGACTTGCCGAGCCATGGGGCGGCCAGGTGTGCTTCGATGGCACGGACATGCGCCGGATCGCCCCGGCGGTGCTGTCCTTCTCACTGGGCTTCGTGGACCAGAACATCGTCCTGATGGATGGCACCGTGCGGCAGAACCTGACCCTTTGGGACCCTTCCGTTCCCGAGGCCGACATGGTCCGAGCCGCCAAGGATGCGGAGATTCACGACGTGATCGCCACCCGCCCGGGCGGCTATGATGCCCCGGTACGCGAAGGCGCCTCCAACTGGTCCGGCGGCCAGGCCCAGCGCCTGGAGATTGCGCGCGCGCTCACCCGCCAGCCCAGCATCCTGGTGTTCGACGAGGCCACCTCCGCGCTCGATGCGGGCACCGAGGCGCGCATCCTGGAGAATCTGCGCCGGCGCGGCTGCTCGCTCATTCTCGTCACCCACCGCCTCAGCGCCATCCGCGATTGCGACGAGATCCTGGTGCTCGACCAGGGGCAGGTGATCGAGCGCGGCACCCACGCCCAATTGTGGGCAGCCGATGGCGCCTATGCGGAGCTGATCCGTGCCGGCTGA
- a CDS encoding NHLP bacteriocin export ABC transporter permease/ATPase subunit — protein MPADRLSPLDTGAVRRLGDDPVRLGVAAYEVVEGMLGLYASAPGRAGSRRLAETFPAGEIIFALPPHPAMDVSGFALAPETAIRSLDMPAFLGRLDAGDPAAMARMEAFIERMARAFAEPEAGRVVSIAEETESLPPNTSVRPQKGLLWIEVMQGDVSPDLDPAHLLQAGAPPAPLSAASPGAMHAVQDPADVICRDSRALAREGQLAIAFGAHLARVSGAIAASLVAAANRAAERVRTAPARDRAAAARPFAALGGKRAPASDGDADALTEAFLQVAQANAVEVSADALSAATATEADTPEDRLAALALASRLRVRPLRLSDGWQRGGQSLILFTQSQARPLAAIARSGWRSGYDIYEADGTPWAGRTEHLSDIAYAIQRPLPDGPVDGKAMLRFALPLAGPLALPVLMVALFAGLLGLVTPIGTEILFDTVIPSSSVPQLLQLVGGLAALGVGMTVFELVRGFLLLRMTTLVNADLEGAIWDRLLRLPATFFRSYTAGDLALRAAAINQMRDTIGGAVLNTLLSAVFSVTSLCLLIYYSWKLAAISAVLVGLQVAVTIVSSLLMISMNRQALATDGRLQALSLQILTAIGKLRVAGAESRAFGRWASLFLDRRSLDFRKHRLSVAVETVGAVLGVLSTGVLIGAVGFGLTDIGIAQFVAFNAAFGQFLSAALSLTGVVPALLTLGTLYERAAPLLRTTPEDGGRPNGFGVLRGEVEFHNVTFRYDADGPLVLDGVSLRARPGEFIAIVGPSGAGKSSVLRLLLGFDKPSSGAIFFDHQDAASIDLRAVRRQMGVVLQNGHAATGSILDNILGGAPLTESDAWAAAHLAGLDEDILQMPMRMHTFAGENGTLLSGGQRQRLLIARAVVRRPNLLLFDEATSALDNRSQQIVTDRLSDLKATRIVVAHRLSTIMAADRIYVLEAGRVVEEGTYEELMERDGVFTELARRHIS, from the coding sequence GTGCCGGCTGATCGTCTTTCCCCCCTCGATACGGGTGCCGTCCGGCGGCTCGGCGACGACCCAGTCCGGCTGGGCGTCGCCGCCTATGAGGTGGTCGAGGGCATGCTCGGCCTCTACGCATCCGCCCCGGGTCGGGCGGGCAGCCGGCGGCTGGCCGAGACTTTCCCTGCGGGCGAAATCATCTTCGCCCTCCCGCCGCACCCGGCCATGGACGTTTCCGGCTTCGCCCTGGCGCCGGAGACGGCCATTCGCTCGCTGGACATGCCGGCCTTCCTAGGGCGCCTTGATGCTGGCGACCCGGCCGCCATGGCGCGCATGGAGGCGTTCATCGAACGCATGGCGCGGGCCTTCGCGGAGCCGGAGGCCGGCCGCGTCGTTTCCATCGCGGAAGAGACCGAGAGCCTGCCGCCGAACACGTCGGTGCGGCCACAGAAGGGCCTGCTCTGGATCGAGGTCATGCAGGGCGATGTGTCACCCGATCTTGATCCCGCGCACCTGCTCCAGGCGGGAGCGCCGCCGGCGCCTCTGTCCGCCGCCTCCCCCGGCGCCATGCATGCGGTTCAGGACCCCGCCGACGTCATCTGCCGCGACAGCCGGGCGCTGGCGCGGGAAGGCCAACTCGCCATAGCCTTCGGTGCCCATCTCGCCCGGGTCTCGGGAGCCATTGCGGCAAGTCTTGTGGCGGCGGCGAACCGTGCCGCAGAACGGGTGCGCACCGCCCCCGCCCGCGACCGGGCGGCGGCTGCGCGGCCCTTTGCGGCGCTGGGCGGGAAGCGGGCGCCAGCAAGCGACGGCGATGCCGATGCCCTGACAGAAGCCTTCCTCCAGGTGGCGCAAGCCAATGCGGTGGAGGTGTCTGCCGACGCCCTATCTGCCGCCACGGCGACGGAAGCCGACACACCAGAAGACCGCCTCGCCGCCCTGGCACTGGCGTCGCGGCTGAGGGTGCGGCCCTTGCGGCTGAGTGACGGCTGGCAGCGCGGCGGCCAGAGCCTGATCCTCTTCACGCAAAGCCAGGCCCGCCCCCTTGCCGCCATCGCAAGATCCGGCTGGCGCAGCGGCTACGACATCTATGAAGCGGACGGAACGCCATGGGCCGGCAGGACAGAGCACCTGTCCGATATTGCCTATGCCATCCAGCGTCCATTGCCCGACGGCCCGGTGGACGGCAAAGCCATGCTGCGCTTTGCCCTCCCCTTGGCAGGTCCGCTTGCCCTTCCGGTGCTGATGGTGGCCCTGTTTGCCGGCCTCCTGGGGCTCGTCACCCCCATCGGCACCGAGATCCTGTTCGACACGGTCATCCCGTCGAGCTCCGTGCCCCAATTGCTGCAATTGGTGGGCGGCCTCGCAGCGCTGGGCGTGGGCATGACGGTGTTCGAGCTGGTGCGCGGCTTCCTGTTGCTGCGCATGACCACCCTGGTGAATGCGGACCTGGAAGGCGCGATCTGGGACCGCCTGTTGCGCCTGCCGGCGACCTTCTTCCGCAGCTACACCGCCGGCGACCTGGCATTGCGCGCGGCGGCCATCAACCAGATGCGGGACACGATCGGTGGCGCGGTGCTCAACACCTTGCTGTCCGCAGTCTTCTCGGTGACGAGCCTGTGCCTGCTCATTTATTACAGCTGGAAGCTGGCCGCCATCTCCGCCGTGCTCGTGGGGCTGCAGGTGGCGGTCACCATTGTTTCCAGCCTTCTCATGATCTCCATGAACCGGCAGGCGCTCGCCACCGACGGCCGCCTTCAGGCGCTCTCGCTGCAGATCCTCACCGCCATCGGCAAGCTGCGGGTGGCGGGCGCCGAATCCCGTGCCTTCGGCCGCTGGGCGAGCCTTTTCCTCGATCGCAGGAGCCTCGACTTCCGCAAGCACCGCCTGTCCGTCGCCGTCGAAACGGTGGGCGCCGTTCTCGGCGTGCTCTCGACAGGCGTTCTCATTGGCGCAGTCGGTTTTGGGTTGACGGACATCGGCATCGCGCAGTTCGTCGCGTTCAATGCCGCGTTCGGCCAGTTTCTCTCGGCCGCGCTCTCGCTCACTGGCGTGGTTCCCGCCTTGCTGACCCTCGGCACCTTGTACGAACGGGCGGCCCCCTTGCTGCGCACCACGCCGGAGGATGGCGGGCGGCCGAACGGCTTCGGCGTGCTGCGGGGCGAGGTGGAATTCCACAATGTCACCTTTCGCTATGACGCGGACGGTCCGCTGGTGCTGGACGGCGTCAGCCTGCGCGCGCGGCCTGGCGAGTTCATCGCCATTGTCGGCCCCTCGGGCGCCGGCAAGTCCTCCGTGCTGCGGCTGTTGCTGGGCTTCGACAAGCCGTCAAGCGGCGCCATCTTCTTCGATCACCAGGACGCTGCCTCCATTGACCTGCGTGCGGTGCGCCGGCAGATGGGCGTAGTGCTGCAGAATGGCCATGCCGCCACCGGCTCCATTCTCGATAATATTCTCGGCGGCGCACCGCTCACCGAGAGCGATGCTTGGGCGGCGGCGCACCTGGCGGGGCTCGACGAGGACATCCTCCAGATGCCCATGCGGATGCATACCTTCGCGGGCGAGAACGGGACCCTGCTCTCCGGCGGGCAGCGCCAGCGGCTCCTGATCGCGCGGGCGGTGGTGCGCCGACCCAATCTGCTCCTGTTCGACGAGGCCACCAGCGCGCTCGACAATCGCAGCCAGCAGATCGTCACCGACCGGCTTTCCGATCTCAAGGCGACCCGCATCGTGGTCGCCCATCGCCTGTCCACCATCATGGCCGCCGACCGCATCTATGTGCTGGAGGCTGGGCGGGTTGTGGAGGAAGGGACGTATGAGGAATTGATGGAGCGGGACGGGGTTTTCACGGAATTGGCGCGCCGTCACATCTCGTGA
- a CDS encoding amino acid ABC transporter ATP-binding protein: MSAATEPSQAGTVLVAPHTQVGAPIVRITALRKSYGDHEVLKGIDLDVKRGEVVAIIGKSGSGKSTLLRCINGLEEFQEGSLIVDGKPLLHDSALAMRELRQRVGMIFQSFNLFPHLSVGRNVMLAPRLVKKRKGEENEARARQLLARVGLAEKFDAMPEQLSGGQQQRVAIARALAMDPAVMLCDEITSALDPELVGEVLRVVESLADEGMTLLMVTHEMNFARKVADRVIFMHQGRVHEAGPPAELFGAPQTAELKQFLSSIHD; encoded by the coding sequence ATGTCGGCCGCCACTGAGCCGTCGCAGGCGGGCACTGTCCTCGTCGCCCCGCACACGCAGGTGGGCGCGCCCATCGTGCGCATCACGGCGCTGCGCAAATCCTATGGCGACCACGAGGTGCTGAAGGGCATCGACCTCGACGTGAAGCGCGGCGAGGTGGTGGCCATCATCGGCAAGTCCGGCTCCGGCAAGAGCACGCTCCTGCGCTGCATCAACGGCCTGGAGGAGTTTCAGGAGGGCTCGCTCATCGTGGACGGCAAGCCGCTGCTGCACGACAGCGCGCTGGCCATGCGCGAGCTGCGCCAGCGCGTGGGCATGATCTTCCAGAGCTTCAACCTGTTCCCGCACCTCTCCGTGGGGCGTAACGTGATGCTGGCGCCCCGCCTTGTGAAGAAGCGCAAGGGCGAGGAGAACGAGGCCCGTGCCCGGCAATTGCTGGCGCGCGTCGGCCTTGCCGAAAAGTTCGACGCCATGCCCGAGCAGCTCTCCGGCGGCCAACAGCAGCGTGTCGCTATCGCCCGGGCGCTTGCCATGGATCCAGCAGTCATGCTGTGCGACGAGATCACCAGTGCGCTCGATCCCGAACTGGTGGGCGAGGTGCTGCGGGTGGTCGAGAGCCTGGCCGACGAGGGCATGACGCTGCTCATGGTGACCCATGAGATGAACTTCGCCCGCAAGGTGGCGGATCGCGTCATCTTCATGCACCAGGGCCGCGTCCATGAGGCCGGCCCGCCCGCGGAGCTGTTCGGCGCGCCCCAGACGGCGGAGCTGAAGCAGTTCCTCTCCTCCATCCACGATTGA
- a CDS encoding cold-shock protein produces MTTGTVKWFNPEKGFGFIAPDDGGADAFVHVSAVERAGLPPLREGQKVNYDLVADKRSGKSSAANLSLAD; encoded by the coding sequence ATGACTACGGGAACCGTCAAGTGGTTCAACCCCGAAAAGGGCTTCGGTTTCATCGCTCCCGATGATGGTGGCGCCGATGCCTTCGTCCATGTGAGCGCGGTCGAGCGCGCCGGCCTGCCGCCCCTGCGCGAAGGCCAGAAGGTCAATTATGATCTCGTGGCCGACAAGCGCAGCGGCAAGAGCTCTGCTGCCAATCTGTCGCTCGCCGACTGA